In a single window of the Caulobacter soli genome:
- a CDS encoding AbrB family transcriptional regulator, protein MLLIAATVAADTVLTLLHAPAALLLGPLVMAIGFGVAGATLRPPGPLRLTSSTLIGCLVATALGPALGPDLLGHLPTFLLIAVSTLAMSLGLGWLLARLGWFEGATAVWGLSPGGAASMIALAQEMGADARTVALMQYFRVLLVAAAAIGLAHVAAPGMHAGPGKAWLGPVHLSGLAATALLGLVGAGLSRVLKFPAGIFLIPGLSGAVLMRLGWLHPEVPPILGAMAYAVVGWTIGLSFTPATLAHSARALPRIIASTLILIALCGLSGLVIGLTCGVDPLTGYLSTSPGGVDSILIIAASTPVDLPFILSAQVVRVILVLIAGPWAAGQVARWTQAKEEP, encoded by the coding sequence ATGCTGCTGATCGCCGCCACCGTGGCGGCCGATACGGTGCTGACCCTGCTCCACGCGCCCGCGGCCCTGCTGTTGGGCCCCCTGGTGATGGCCATCGGCTTCGGCGTGGCCGGAGCGACCCTGCGGCCGCCTGGGCCGCTGCGCCTGACCAGTTCGACCCTGATTGGCTGCCTTGTGGCCACCGCCCTGGGACCCGCGCTGGGACCGGACCTGCTGGGCCACCTGCCAACCTTCCTGCTGATCGCCGTCTCCACCCTGGCCATGAGTCTGGGCCTGGGATGGCTGCTGGCCCGCCTCGGCTGGTTCGAGGGAGCGACGGCGGTGTGGGGGCTGTCGCCGGGCGGGGCGGCCAGCATGATCGCCCTGGCCCAGGAGATGGGCGCCGACGCCCGCACCGTGGCCCTGATGCAGTACTTCCGGGTGCTGCTGGTGGCGGCCGCCGCCATAGGCCTCGCCCATGTGGCCGCGCCGGGCATGCACGCCGGCCCGGGCAAGGCCTGGCTGGGTCCGGTCCACCTGTCGGGCCTGGCCGCGACGGCGCTGCTGGGCTTGGTTGGGGCGGGACTGTCTCGCGTGCTGAAGTTCCCGGCCGGCATCTTCCTGATCCCCGGTCTTTCGGGCGCGGTGCTGATGCGGCTGGGCTGGCTGCACCCCGAGGTGCCGCCGATCCTGGGGGCCATGGCCTATGCGGTGGTCGGGTGGACGATCGGGCTCAGCTTCACGCCCGCGACCCTGGCCCACAGCGCCCGCGCCCTGCCCAGGATCATCGCCTCGACCCTGATCCTGATCGCCCTGTGCGGCTTGTCAGGCCTGGTGATCGGGCTGACCTGCGGCGTCGATCCGCTGACCGGCTATCTGTCGACCAGCCCTGGCGGCGTCGATTCCATCCTGATCATCGCCGCCTCCACGCCGGTGGACTTGCCGTTCATCCTGTCGGCTCAGGTCGTGCGGGTGATCCTGGTGCTGATCGCCGGGCCGTGGGCCGCCGGTCAGGTCGCCCGCTGGACCCAGGCGAAGGAAGAACCCTAG
- a CDS encoding TonB-dependent receptor domain-containing protein translates to MKRADRIWRAAVVLGFAAFAATPGEAVAAPGRIRLNLPAKPVRAALLDLALQAGISLGGDLEACRGQAPRLSGVMDLDEALDRILAGSRCAWTRIDAETILIRRTPAKPAPPGPSPATSEAPPSALGEVIVTAQRQPNLPGRTPFALSVVSSEQARRERIYSLGDLDGEVAGMSTTHLGPGRDKVLLRGLSDGAFTGQTQSIVSLYLDEVPVTYNAPDPDLRLADIERVEVLRGPQGTLYGGGSIGGVVRIVTRKPDLDETSVDLMAGLSNTRGGGPGDELEATANIPLISGKAALRAVVYRERQGGYIDNPALGLDGVNHADRHGGRLALRTALGPDWSANMVLTHQSIHNDDTQYSLRRLGPLLRDNRVREPHDNSFDQGSLTLAGEGSWGRLTASASRLGHHFTSRFDASAATGLYGLAEGAAAFDETKRTNLTVAEITYATPQGGRVTGLAGAFVSTGHARTATALGSVDGPDAPLGAVAYAEARDDNIREAALYGELTYALTPHLSLTAGLRWFDYGLDVVSQVTQDDETRDVAGKNDENGLSPKLLLSVSASSDWLVYVQVAEGYRAGGFNTAGRLDLDFDQPGAPTRRYRPDELWNYEVGAKVRWLDDRLQLRAALFQADWTSIQSDQYRADGLPYTANIGAGHNRGLELEAVWRASPRLDLRGAALLSDPSLKRQDPALDGAGVALAGINGVSASFGFDFRQPLNGERTLRAQGRLRYVGHARLSLAPEPAEAAPDYIEGSASLSLETPRWTLGVYVDNLFDRTADSFAFGNPFNPPTDAEMTPLRPRTLGLRLSARF, encoded by the coding sequence TTGAAGCGCGCTGACCGAATCTGGCGCGCGGCGGTCGTCCTGGGCTTTGCCGCCTTTGCCGCCACGCCTGGCGAAGCGGTCGCCGCCCCAGGCCGGATCCGCCTGAACCTCCCCGCCAAGCCGGTCCGCGCCGCCCTGTTGGACCTCGCTCTGCAGGCCGGCATTTCGCTGGGCGGTGATCTGGAAGCCTGTCGCGGCCAAGCCCCTCGCCTGTCGGGCGTCATGGACCTGGACGAAGCGCTGGACAGGATCCTGGCGGGTTCTCGGTGCGCCTGGACTCGGATCGACGCGGAGACGATCCTGATCCGGCGGACGCCAGCGAAGCCGGCTCCTCCCGGACCATCGCCGGCCACCTCCGAGGCGCCGCCATCGGCCCTGGGCGAGGTGATCGTCACCGCCCAACGTCAGCCCAACCTGCCCGGCCGCACGCCCTTCGCCCTCTCGGTCGTTTCCAGTGAACAGGCCCGCCGCGAGCGCATCTATAGTCTTGGCGACCTGGACGGCGAGGTGGCGGGCATGAGCACGACCCACCTGGGACCCGGCCGCGACAAAGTCCTGCTGCGGGGCCTTTCGGACGGCGCCTTCACTGGTCAAACCCAGTCGATCGTCTCGCTTTACCTGGACGAGGTCCCCGTCACCTACAACGCCCCCGATCCCGATCTGCGCCTGGCCGATATCGAGCGGGTCGAGGTGCTGCGCGGCCCCCAGGGCACGCTCTACGGCGGCGGCTCGATCGGCGGCGTGGTGCGGATCGTCACCCGCAAGCCCGACCTTGACGAGACCTCGGTGGACCTGATGGCGGGACTGTCGAACACCCGCGGCGGCGGCCCGGGCGACGAACTCGAGGCGACCGCCAACATCCCGCTCATTTCCGGCAAGGCGGCTCTGCGCGCCGTCGTCTATCGCGAGCGCCAGGGCGGCTATATCGACAATCCCGCCCTGGGCCTGGACGGCGTCAACCATGCTGACCGTCACGGCGGCCGCCTGGCCCTGCGCACCGCCCTGGGACCCGACTGGAGCGCCAACATGGTGCTGACCCACCAGTCGATCCACAACGACGACACCCAGTACAGCCTGCGACGCCTGGGCCCGCTACTGCGCGACAACCGGGTGCGAGAGCCGCATGACAACAGCTTCGACCAGGGCTCGCTGACCCTGGCGGGGGAAGGATCTTGGGGCCGGCTGACCGCCAGCGCCTCCCGCCTGGGCCATCACTTCACTAGCCGCTTCGACGCCAGCGCGGCGACTGGACTTTACGGTCTTGCCGAAGGCGCCGCGGCGTTCGACGAGACCAAGCGCACGAACCTGACCGTCGCCGAGATCACCTACGCCACGCCACAGGGCGGACGGGTGACGGGACTGGCCGGCGCCTTCGTGTCGACGGGCCACGCCCGCACCGCCACGGCCCTGGGCTCCGTGGACGGCCCGGATGCGCCGCTGGGCGCGGTCGCCTATGCCGAGGCGCGGGACGACAACATTCGGGAAGCCGCCCTCTATGGCGAGTTGACCTACGCCCTGACTCCGCACCTGTCGCTGACGGCCGGGCTGCGCTGGTTCGACTACGGCCTCGACGTCGTCTCCCAAGTGACCCAGGACGACGAAACGCGCGACGTCGCCGGCAAGAACGACGAGAACGGCCTGTCGCCCAAGCTGCTGCTCAGCGTCTCCGCGTCCTCCGACTGGCTGGTCTACGTCCAGGTCGCCGAGGGCTACCGCGCCGGCGGGTTCAACACGGCCGGCCGCCTGGATTTGGATTTCGACCAACCCGGCGCGCCAACCCGGCGCTATCGCCCGGACGAGCTGTGGAACTACGAGGTCGGCGCCAAGGTCCGCTGGCTGGACGATCGCCTGCAGTTGCGCGCGGCGCTGTTCCAGGCCGACTGGACCTCGATCCAGAGCGACCAGTACCGGGCCGACGGCCTGCCCTACACGGCCAATATCGGCGCGGGCCACAACCGCGGGCTGGAACTGGAGGCGGTCTGGCGCGCGAGCCCGCGTCTGGACCTGCGTGGCGCGGCGCTGTTGAGCGATCCCAGCCTGAAGCGACAGGATCCCGCGCTCGATGGCGCGGGCGTCGCCCTGGCGGGAATCAACGGCGTCTCGGCCAGCTTCGGCTTCGACTTTCGCCAACCGTTGAATGGTGAGCGGACCCTTCGCGCCCAAGGCCGGCTACGCTATGTCGGCCATGCACGGCTGAGCCTCGCCCCCGAGCCGGCGGAAGCCGCGCCGGACTATATCGAGGGCTCGGCAAGCCTTTCGCTGGAGACCCCGCGCTGGACCCTGGGCGTCTATGTCGACAACCTGTTCGACCGAACCGCCGACAGCTTCGCCTTCGGCAATCCCTTCAATCCGCCCACCGACGCCGAGATGACGCCGCTGCGACCCAGGACCCTGGGCTTGCGGCTGTCGGCGCGATTCTAG